In Blastopirellula marina, the sequence ACGCCACTTCAAGCAATACTATGAAGAGACGGTCTCAAGGGGACATTTGTGAAGCATCTTTGGCAGGATCATCCTATTGCTGGTGTCATCTGTGCTCGCTGTAGTCGAGTTTCCCAAGCGGAAATTGACGAACCATGTACAGGAACAAAGCTAGAAAACGAGGAAACCATCAAGCCACATAGAAAACGTGGTTGTGGTTGCGGTAAACGGCGAAAGCGACGGATTAAACGTCAGACCACCGTTGCCGATTGAGGTTGACCAACCAAGTAAAAACCCGGTTTGCAGGCATTGTCATATTCGGCCAGCCAATAGTTCTGTGGCTTCGCCTCTGGGTACAGTCGAACTTCTTGTAACAATCCGACAGGGATTGCTCCGTCATTCCACCGACCTATTTGATTGCCGTTTGTACGTGCCACAGTGGCGATTTCCGGCGTCTCTATTGATCCCTCGTCTGATCCGTTCAACCACACACGCAACGCATCACCCGGCACCCACGAGGCCGCACAATGGTTCCATCGGTCATCTGTCATGGTCGAACTACTGAACGCTTCGTAATAAACCGTTTCGTCTCCGACCAATTGAATCTGCGCCCAGACATGGTGAATCCACGAATAGCCTAAGGTGAAGATGTACTCGTCTCCGTCACCGGTCGTAAATCCACGAGAAAACAGAACACGTGGAGAATGCAGGTGTTCTCGATCCAATTTACACCAGCACGACACCGAGAAATCTTGTGTTACGGAAATTCGATCTTCGGGTAACGTGACCCATTCGAGGCTGGTGAATTCACTAGAGGAACTGCAATAAATCCCATCCTCACTTGGTTCTGGAACATTGTCACCGTTGCCGAATCCACAATATCCGTGGAATTCATTGGGTGAAAGATCGAGAACCTCATCTTCGGTTCCGTCATATTCGCCCCCTATCGGCCATACGCCGTGGAGGCCACTCCAAGGATGGTTGGTATCCACGAAGGCTTTTCCATTGACGACAACGCCACCACGGACCTCGTTGCTTGATGCCGTGGATGATCCACCGGCAACGATTCCACCGGATGCTTCGATTTCGATTGTGTGACATGGGCAGGAGGATGGTGAGCCTACAAAGTAAAAGGATGCCCCTGATGCCTTCACACCAAAGACTTCAGGTGTGAATGTGTTTTCTGTTGCTTCACCACCGGTATTGATGCCACCACTTGCGGTTTCGTTGTAAGTCTCAGGAAGCTCAGAAAGAGCAATTGAATACATTCTGGCAGAGGTACTGTCATTATGGAGATTAACTTGATTTCCCGAATATGTTCCGATTGTTGGAGCATCCAGATAAGATGCTGATGGGAGTCTTTGGTTATACAAATAAATAGTTGTGCCTTGCCGCCAAAGATCAAATGAACGAGTGCCGGTGGTAGCTGCCATGTACAAGATAACAGAATCATTTTTCGTGGTAGTGATCGATGGAAGTGTCAAATCGCCACCTTCATCGGTCGAACCTCCACCATAAACAACTTGATCAACCACCGCATCAGTGAAACGGACAATTAGCAAGTCACGAATTTTTGATCCACCACTACCGCCAAATTCCCATGAAGTGTCGCTGGACGCAGCGATCCGAGACATTATAGAAACGGCTCCATTAGAATCATTTTCCAGAATCCAACCAGTTGGAACAGTATGAGTTTCAGAAGCTGCAAAAGTAACAACAATTGCAACTAACAGATCGCCGTCAGATGTTCCCGTAGGTGCATTACCGGTGGTACTTGTTCCTGAATTCCGGTTGATTGTGTAGCTTTGATACGTTGGCATTACGCCTCCTGACGACCATAGAACAGAACAAATTGATTTCCTTCTGTATCTAGTGGAGTCTTGATGGAGAAAACGACTTTTCCTGTTTCATCGTCGAACAATCGAAGATGATGAAGAACCGTGTTTCCTTCGTCATCCTCAACCTTGAAGTCAGTACCAGTTTCCACGTCGTCAGGATCAACATAGACAACAATCACTGGATAATGCCGCTCGAAGTCCTCCTTCACAGCATTGGGCGAAATCACAAAAGGCAAGCGATACTTGTAACCATTGCTGTGTGGTGCCTGTCCGACCAATACGCCACCAGTTGGGACGATGGTTCCTCCGATCTCGTGACCACCTGACACCGTGGCTCCACCTGACATCACAATGTAGCCAATCGGTTCGGTTTCACCGGAGACAATTATTCCTCCATCCATCTCCACTTCAGTTAGTTGTGGAATGATGAAGAGGGAACCGCCGACATTCACACCCCCATTGGTTGGCCGTATTACTTCGCTCGCTGACGAACCACCGAGAACAACTCCATCTTCAGCCGTCTCGTCAAATTCCTCGTGATACCAAATATCGAGGGACGTGGCTTCATAACCAAACGCTTCACGATCAACAAACCGTCTCAGAGCATTCGTGTCCGATTCATAGACGTTGAGGAAGAATGTAATGTCGTTTCCTGAATTCCAATTTGCTCTGGAAACCACTTCTTCAATAATCGCTGCCAAGTTGGGTGTTCGATATTGTTGGTCTACTGTGAATTCAGGAACTTCCCAGACAACGGTGGAACCGGTTCTGGTGTAAGAAGCCAACATGGTGGATGGATTGTCCGAATCATCAGCACAATGGGCATCGATGGCAATTTTCATTGATCCTGAACCCGGTGTCGTGCTTGGTGCAGTAACGGTGATTTCTGCTTTATCAATCTTGGAATTCTTTGGGATTGCCAATGATCGGAATGTGAACCAAGCATCATAAGAACCATCGGCAGCAAGTTCATTGTCGATGCCAGTTCCGAAGTGGGTTTCTTCGGCAGAGGAACCTAGCTCAACACCACCGGAGACATCATCTGCATAAATGTTTCTTCCATCGCCTCCGATCTCGATTCCACCTGTTGATTCTTCCGTTCTTACTTGGGAAACGGTTGCGGTGGCAGACATCGATGCTCCACCTGACACATTTCCTTCATGCGTGATAAGAACAACGCCACTGGAACCGACACCACCACTGGCTTCTTCGTCGTATCGATAGAAAACATTTCCCGAAAGCTCACCACCACCAGAAGCGGCTTCATTGTAAGTTTGGGTGGTGATCGTGATGGACGATGAAACGGAATCTTCGGCTGGATCATATCCACCTGAATTTGTTCCTCGAACCCACAGATAATATTCACCAACTGGCAATGGTCCACCTGATGGGTATGTGCTGTTGACTAGTCCACTGCCAGAATCAACCACTGAATCATCGGACGATTTTCGAAGCTCCCACGATCCATACACGTTGCCGTTTGATTTGGAAAACCAAGTATCCCAAGAGCCGAGAGTGGCCGACCAAAAACGACCATCATTGCTCAAGGTTGGCAGAGATTCATTAAGCGGTTCAGGGCCGTCGAATGCTTCATAGACTTCGCTTGATGTCAATTCACGATTGAAGGCTGCGACATGAGACAAACCACCATTGAAATATCCAGTGGTTGTGTAACCACCTGAACCATTGGGCATAGAGTAATTCTGGCCGATGATGCAGTAACCGGGTGATGGTTGGTTGTAGCTTCCACCGGCAACATTGGTGGCTTCTGACGATCCATTCACATACATCTTTTGCGTGGAATCTTTGGTAATTGCTACGTGATACCAAGTGCCTGTCGAAAAAGTGTAACTTGGCGAGAAGTTGGTAGTCCCACTGTTGTAAACCACCATCCTGTTGGATGAGTTGAGGTACATAGCGTAACCATTGGTTGCCGATCCATATCGAAACCAAGAGTTATTCTGAAATGCAGTCCCACCAGTGCCATCAACTCTGATCCAACCCATGATTGTGTAAGGATTGTTAGCTACAGAATCGAGGTCGTTGTCGCTGGTTGCAACGAGCCAATTGTTCTCACCATCGAAATCCACAGCAGGGGAAGCCCACGATCTTGGACCACTCGTTGTGCTTGGCGAACCTATCACACCACTGGTGGATGAAAAGCTCCACCAGCCAGCCGTTGGGTCAGACCCCCAGTAAGACCCGACTCCAAATAATTCGTTGTAACATGTGGCCAAGAGCCCTCCTTAAGCGACGTAATCACCATTGGCAACGAAGGTCTCTGTGGTATCGAGTGAACCGGAGCATCGTTGAGAATGACCATCATCAGATGTTGCCGAAATGTAAGCGGTGACTCGACGACCTGTTTCTTTACCGCTTGGTGTAATGTTTGGATTTTCGCATCTCGTGTGATTACATCCGTAGTAGTCGTATCCGTAGCTCAAACTGCTAAGCATACTTGCAGCATCAAATCGACCGTGCCAAGAATCAAGCCACGCCTTAATTATCTCTGGGTCTTCTTGTCGCCAATTAAGAAACCCTTCATCAAGGATGTTCTGATCGGCAGTGGACAGAGACGAATTGAAGGTTGCCTTGCGATACCAGTCTGAGAGATCACCGAGTTTTTCGCTCTTAAGCAATGCTACCTCTTACCTTAATTTTCCGAAGACAACGTGAATTTAGGCAGAACGCTCAACTGCACGTTTTCTGACAATACCGTTGATGTAGCGAATTTCTCGGCCCACACCAAAGTTCCCGACGAAGCCCCAACGATGAAGTAACCGTAGATCGTGTTTCCGGTTGTTCCACATGTCCAAGATTGTGTGGAACTGTAAGTAGCCAATGATTTGTTATTGGCATCTTGGGTAATGGAATTCCATCCATCACGAGTCAGGGTCTTAGCGGCATAGTCCGTGAAATCGGCTTCTGTGAAATCACCAGCGACCGTATCGCCGTCAATTGTGGTGATATCATTCTTAAAGAGTTTAAGAGTTAGATTTTCGGGCGTTGCATCGGTCAACGCCCAAGCAAGAATAAGATTCTCACCGGAAGAGGGTACAACTAGAGCCATTTGGCCTCCTACAAAGGAAAAAACGTTTTACTTATGTAGGGGAGGCACCACGATTCTCCGTGAATTACACTTTTGTGACATCCGCACGAGATAGATTCACACCCCAAGAAAGGAGCCAATGAGCGAGATTCACAACAGACCACGCCTCATCAGGGAAACATGGGCAGAACAACCCATGGATGAGCGGAAATTGGCCAAGAAGCTATCTGACGAGCATGGCCAACGATTCACGATTAAAGAAGTGAAGGCCGTTTTGACATCGGACGCCATGCGTTTTTTCAGAAATCATCCAAATCCAGAAGATTGGGTGGAAAGAAAATACTTTGTCCCTCGTGGTGATGATGACGAGCTTGTAATACCAATTGGTGATTCCATCGGTTTGGAAGCATTTGTTGACATCAAAGAGGAACACGCACTTGGTGCCGATATTACGGCATCGGTTTACAAATCGTCATTGAAGAAAACGGAAATGACACTGAAAACGCTAGGTGTTCATTTCGGGAACAATCCAAAAACAGGAAAGAAAAACATGGCCAAAAAGAAAACGACCACTAGCAAAGCCAACCCGTATGCCGGAATTGAGAAGAAGTCTGATGTTATTCGTGCATATATCACTAAACATCCTGACGAAAGCCCGACCGATGTAGCAAATAATCTTTCCAGATTGACTGGTGAAAAATACAGCCAATCACAGGTGTGGAGCATCAAGAAGAAGGAAGAGGAAAAACTAGCAAATGACACCCGAAGCATGGTCTTGGATGCAAAGGTAAAGCGCAAGCCAAAGAAAATCACAACATCTGATGGCGAACTGACTGGTGATCAACAGTTGGAGATTTACCAGAATATGCGAAGGGCTCAAGTCCTCGTGGATGAAATGCTGACATTGGTTCCCGAATGGTTGGCACGTGAGATGATCATTCAAACTTCGAACCAAGAGACACCAGAACAAACCATGGAACGTGTCAAAAAGGGTGGCTTCGGTTCCACGTAGAATCCACGATCACAAAGCAAAGCCCATGAATAAGCATCATGGGCTTTTTTAATCCCGCTGAATATCCTTAAACGTTACCCTTATCGGCTTCAAATATTTGCTCTTAATCCATCCACAAAGTGTGCAACCCTGCTCTTCATCGAACCACGACACCAAACACTTATTTCCCCGTTTTTCATTGACGAATACAACGTCTTTCTTCAGGAGAACGGCCACTACCTTTGACTTGCGTTTACGTGTCCGATGAACAGTGGCTGTATTGGCGGAACAATGTTGAAATGGCGTATCATATCCTTCCGTGACCCTTTGCACCTCAACTTGCTCTTTAATCGCTGTCATCTCGTCGGGAGGAAGCGTATCTGGTGATGAAAATAGAACTGAACATATAAACAGAATTACCCTCTTCAAAATATCCGTAACGTTATCAGAAATTACGCCGATCAGAATGCCCTGCACATAGGGATTCTTTGTCGCATTCTTCCAATTAACTGCTTCTCCAAGTGACATTCCCTTCTTGCTTTTCTCAAGAACATCCTGAACTTCAGGATCGGAAAGTTCTTCCTCCGTTAGTTCGTCAATCGTGGGAATTGCTGTTAAATCCAGATCACCAAGGGTGATTCGTGCCTCATCTAAAATCGAAGAAATATTAGCGAATGGACCGCTTGTAATCGATGAGAACAACGACAGTAGTTCCTCCTGCTGTCGCAAGATTTCGACCATGGCCGTCTTGTCGAATACCTCGGAGATCAGCGAAGACTGAACTTTCTGCATTGAAGGAACTACATCCAGCACTTGGCTCATTATCCGAAAATGTGCTTGTTCAATACTCCTTGTCGCTGCCATGGCTTGAGCAGCTACGTCAAATAGCCCCATCTGGCGTTGAGCCGCCAGAATGGGCGAATAGATGGTGTTCATTGTCTTTAAAAAGTATTGCAGTTTCCGGGCGGCTCGACGGATTTCTGGTGGTATCTCTTCATTTGGGTCTTGCGAATCGCTCATAAAATTATCCCACAAAACAAAGGATTTAGGCTTCCGACAACGTAAAGAATAACGAGATACGAGCAGCACTCCACCCCGACGTAACATAATTACTCGTGCTGGCCCTAAATACGAGCATGAACAACTTACGTCTCGAATATCTAAGCCCCGCTGATCTCAGCGACAATCCCAAGAACTGGCGAGAACATCCTTCATCTCAAACCAATAGCCTTGCCGACATCATCGACCAAGTTGGTTGGGCAGGTGCCTTGCTATTCAATGAGGCAACCGGTCGTCTCATCGATGGTCACGCCCGAAAGAAAATCGCCAAGGATGAAAAGGTTCCGGTTCTTATCGGTTCGTGGACTGAAGAACAAGAATCCTTGATTCTGGCTTCCCTCGATCCATTGGCAGCAATGGCCGATGCCAACAGCGAAAAGTTCTCCGAGCTAATTGCATCCTTGGAGGAACAATCGGAAGCCGTGGAGGCTATGTTCAAAGAGATCGAGGAACGTGCTGGTTCCTTCGATGTCGGAGAAGGGGAATTCCCACAGATAGGCGATGAAGAGAAAACACATGGCCAAATGACCTTCACGCTCACAAACGATCAAACAGAGATCGTCAACGAAGCATTGAAGGTTTCCAAGGGAATGGGACCATTTGCCGATGACGGCAACAAGAATGGTCTGGCTCTAGCTCGAATCTGCGAGGTGTTCCTTGGGTCGTG encodes:
- a CDS encoding LamG domain-containing protein; its protein translation is MATCYNELFGVGSYWGSDPTAGWWSFSSTSGVIGSPSTTSGPRSWASPAVDFDGENNWLVATSDNDLDSVANNPYTIMGWIRVDGTGGTAFQNNSWFRYGSATNGYAMYLNSSNRMVVYNSGTTNFSPSYTFSTGTWYHVAITKDSTQKMYVNGSSEATNVAGGSYNQPSPGYCIIGQNYSMPNGSGGYTTTGYFNGGLSHVAAFNRELTSSEVYEAFDGPEPLNESLPTLSNDGRFWSATLGSWDTWFSKSNGNVYGSWELRKSSDDSVVDSGSGLVNSTYPSGGPLPVGEYYLWVRGTNSGGYDPAEDSVSSSITITTQTYNEAASGGGELSGNVFYRYDEEASGGVGSSGVVLITHEGNVSGGASMSATATVSQVRTEESTGGIEIGGDGRNIYADDVSGGVELGSSAEETHFGTGIDNELAADGSYDAWFTFRSLAIPKNSKIDKAEITVTAPSTTPGSGSMKIAIDAHCADDSDNPSTMLASYTRTGSTVVWEVPEFTVDQQYRTPNLAAIIEEVVSRANWNSGNDITFFLNVYESDTNALRRFVDREAFGYEATSLDIWYHEEFDETAEDGVVLGGSSASEVIRPTNGGVNVGGSLFIIPQLTEVEMDGGIIVSGETEPIGYIVMSGGATVSGGHEIGGTIVPTGGVLVGQAPHSNGYKYRLPFVISPNAVKEDFERHYPVIVVYVDPDDVETGTDFKVEDDEGNTVLHHLRLFDDETGKVVFSIKTPLDTEGNQFVLFYGRQEA
- a CDS encoding LamG-like jellyroll fold domain-containing protein, translating into MPTYQSYTINRNSGTSTTGNAPTGTSDGDLLVAIVVTFAASETHTVPTGWILENDSNGAVSIMSRIAASSDTSWEFGGSGGSKIRDLLIVRFTDAVVDQVVYGGGSTDEGGDLTLPSITTTKNDSVILYMAATTGTRSFDLWRQGTTIYLYNQRLPSASYLDAPTIGTYSGNQVNLHNDSTSARMYSIALSELPETYNETASGGINTGGEATENTFTPEVFGVKASGASFYFVGSPSSCPCHTIEIEASGGIVAGGSSTASSNEVRGGVVVNGKAFVDTNHPWSGLHGVWPIGGEYDGTEDEVLDLSPNEFHGYCGFGNGDNVPEPSEDGIYCSSSSEFTSLEWVTLPEDRISVTQDFSVSCWCKLDREHLHSPRVLFSRGFTTGDGDEYIFTLGYSWIHHVWAQIQLVGDETVYYEAFSSSTMTDDRWNHCAASWVPGDALRVWLNGSDEGSIETPEIATVARTNGNQIGRWNDGAIPVGLLQEVRLYPEAKPQNYWLAEYDNACKPGFYLVGQPQSATVV